A stretch of the Actinoalloteichus fjordicus genome encodes the following:
- a CDS encoding phosphoadenylyl-sulfate reductase → MSVETERRIEQGRRLAAEGAELLAGSGGGAGAEATAAEALAWTARTFGAEWIVASNMQDAVLIDLATRARPGVDVLFLETGYHFAETLGTRDAVASVYPLRIVEATASRTVAEQDADEGPRLFASNPDRCCALRKVEPLRRTLAGYRAWVTGVRRVEAPTRANTPLVTFDERHGLVKVNPLAAWSDDDMAHYIEENGVLVNPLVSAGYPSIGCQPCTSRPAPGADPRSGRWAGSTKTECGLHG, encoded by the coding sequence ATGAGTGTGGAGACCGAGAGACGAATCGAGCAGGGCAGGCGACTGGCTGCTGAGGGGGCCGAACTGCTTGCCGGATCGGGCGGCGGAGCAGGCGCCGAGGCGACCGCCGCCGAGGCACTGGCCTGGACGGCGCGGACGTTCGGCGCGGAGTGGATCGTCGCCTCGAACATGCAGGACGCGGTATTGATCGACCTGGCGACCAGGGCCCGCCCCGGCGTCGACGTGCTCTTCCTGGAGACCGGCTACCACTTCGCCGAGACGCTGGGCACCCGGGACGCGGTGGCCTCGGTGTATCCGCTGCGGATCGTGGAGGCCACGGCGAGCAGGACGGTCGCCGAGCAGGACGCCGACGAGGGCCCTCGACTGTTCGCGTCGAACCCGGATCGCTGCTGCGCGCTGCGCAAGGTCGAGCCGCTGCGCCGAACGCTGGCCGGGTATCGGGCCTGGGTCACCGGCGTTCGTCGGGTGGAGGCGCCGACCAGGGCGAACACCCCGCTCGTGACGTTCGACGAGCGGCACGGCCTGGTGAAGGTCAATCCGCTGGCGGCGTGGTCGGACGACGACATGGCGCACTACATCGAGGAGAACGGCGTGCTGGTGAACCCACTGGTGTCGGCGGGCTATCCCTCGATCGGCTGTCAGCCGTGCACGAGCAGGCCCGCGCCCGGTGCCGATCCGCGCAGCGGCCGGTGGGCGGGCAGCACCAAGACCGAGTGCGGATTACACGGATGA
- the cysD gene encoding sulfate adenylyltransferase subunit CysD: protein MNTAPTTGTTAEPETVHARAATPNRTLSGLDTLESEAIHVFREVAGEFDRPVVLFSGGKDSTVLVHLARKAFWPAPVPFALLHVDTGHNFPEVIEFRDRLVAEHGLRLEVAHVQDWIDDGRLTERPDGTRNPLQTVPLLDSIAEQRFDAVFGGGRRDEERARAKERIFSLRNAFGQWEPRRQRPELWNLYNGRHRPGEHVRVFPLSNWTELDVWNYIEREGIELPSIYYAHRREVHLRDGMLLAAGPWGGPRADEEVVERLIRYRTVGDGSCTGAVESSASTVAEVIAEVAASRLTERGATRADDRMSEAAMEDRKREGYF, encoded by the coding sequence ATGAACACCGCACCGACGACCGGGACGACCGCCGAGCCCGAGACGGTGCACGCTCGGGCGGCGACGCCGAACAGGACGCTCTCCGGGCTGGACACGCTGGAGTCCGAGGCGATTCACGTCTTCCGCGAGGTGGCAGGCGAGTTCGACCGGCCGGTGGTGCTGTTCTCCGGCGGCAAGGACTCCACGGTGCTGGTCCACCTGGCCCGCAAGGCGTTCTGGCCCGCGCCGGTGCCCTTCGCCCTGCTGCATGTGGACACCGGCCACAACTTCCCCGAGGTCATCGAGTTCCGGGACCGGCTGGTCGCCGAGCACGGGCTGCGGCTGGAAGTGGCCCACGTCCAGGACTGGATCGACGACGGCAGGCTGACCGAACGGCCCGACGGCACCCGCAACCCGCTCCAGACGGTGCCGCTGCTGGACAGCATCGCCGAGCAGCGGTTCGACGCCGTCTTCGGCGGCGGGCGGCGCGACGAGGAGCGGGCCAGAGCCAAGGAGCGCATCTTCAGCCTGCGCAACGCCTTCGGCCAGTGGGAGCCGCGCCGACAACGCCCGGAGCTGTGGAACCTCTACAACGGCAGGCATCGGCCCGGTGAGCACGTCCGGGTGTTCCCGCTGTCGAACTGGACCGAGCTCGACGTCTGGAACTACATCGAGCGGGAGGGCATCGAGCTGCCCTCGATCTATTACGCACACCGCCGCGAGGTCCACCTCCGCGACGGGATGCTGCTGGCCGCCGGGCCGTGGGGCGGCCCTCGGGCGGACGAGGAGGTCGTCGAGCGCCTCATCCGCTATCGCACGGTGGGCGACGGCTCCTGCACGGGCGCGGTGGAGTCCTCGGCGAGCACGGTCGCCGAGGTGATCGCCGAGGTGGCTGCGAGCAGGCTCACCGAGCGCGGGGCCACCAGGGCCGACGACCGGATGTCGGAGGCCGCGATGGAGGACCGGAAACGAGAGGGCTACTTCTGA
- a CDS encoding nitrite/sulfite reductase, translating into MTPTPQTPTVRRRRGEGQWALGYREPLNPNERSKKDDNPLNVRARIESIYAKNGFDSIDPGDLRGRFRWWGLYTQRRPGIDGGRTAILEPEELDDEYFMLRVRVDGGLLTTAQLRAIGEISQTYARDSADLTDRQNIQLHWVRIEDMPAIWSTLEAVGLSTTEACGDCPRVVLGSPVAGVADDEIIDGTPAIEEITRRYIGDPTLSNLPRKFKSAISGSPRQDVVHETNCVSFVGVEHPEHGPGFDLWVGGGLSTNPKLAVRLGAWIPLDEVPDVWHGIAQIFRDYGYRRLRHRARLKFLVADWGAERFREVLEQQYLRRSLLDGPEPPTPDAHRDHLGIHRQRDGQHYVGFASAAGRVSGSTLVGVAKAAERVGSRRVRTTVHQNLLVLDVPEAELASLQEEMTSLGLHSDPSPWRRGVMACTGLEFCKLAIVETKARAIRLVEELEQRLADVQAGITDPVTVNLNGCPNACARTQVADIGLKGQIVTDADGAQVEGFQVHLGGGLGLDSGFGRKLRGHKVTSEELTDYVERLVRRYLAARQEGERFAQWVLRAEEAELR; encoded by the coding sequence ATGACTCCCACGCCGCAGACTCCCACGGTGCGCCGCAGGCGCGGTGAAGGGCAGTGGGCTCTCGGTTACCGCGAACCCCTCAATCCCAACGAACGGTCCAAGAAGGACGACAACCCGCTCAACGTGCGGGCCCGGATCGAGTCGATCTACGCTAAGAACGGCTTCGACTCCATCGACCCCGGCGACCTGCGCGGCCGCTTCCGCTGGTGGGGCCTCTACACCCAGCGGCGGCCCGGAATCGACGGCGGCCGCACCGCGATCCTCGAACCCGAGGAGCTCGACGACGAGTACTTCATGCTGCGGGTGCGCGTCGACGGCGGTCTGCTCACGACCGCCCAGCTCCGCGCGATCGGCGAGATCTCGCAGACCTACGCGCGCGACAGCGCCGATCTGACCGACCGGCAGAACATCCAGCTGCACTGGGTCCGGATCGAGGACATGCCCGCGATCTGGTCCACTCTGGAGGCGGTGGGGCTGTCCACCACCGAGGCCTGCGGCGACTGCCCGCGCGTGGTCCTCGGCTCGCCGGTGGCGGGCGTCGCCGACGACGAGATCATCGACGGCACCCCGGCGATCGAGGAGATCACCCGGCGCTACATCGGCGATCCGACGCTGTCCAATCTGCCACGCAAGTTCAAGTCGGCCATCTCCGGCTCGCCCCGCCAGGACGTGGTGCACGAGACGAACTGCGTGTCCTTCGTCGGCGTGGAGCACCCGGAGCACGGGCCGGGCTTCGACCTCTGGGTCGGCGGCGGGCTGTCCACCAACCCGAAGCTGGCCGTCCGGCTGGGCGCCTGGATACCGCTGGACGAGGTGCCGGACGTCTGGCACGGCATCGCCCAGATCTTTCGGGACTACGGCTATCGCAGGCTGCGGCACCGGGCGCGACTGAAGTTCCTCGTCGCCGACTGGGGCGCCGAGCGGTTCCGCGAGGTCCTGGAGCAGCAGTATCTGCGGCGCAGCCTGCTGGACGGCCCGGAGCCGCCGACGCCGGACGCGCATCGCGATCACCTCGGCATCCACCGGCAGCGGGACGGACAGCACTATGTCGGCTTCGCCTCGGCCGCGGGCCGGGTCTCCGGCTCCACGCTCGTCGGGGTGGCGAAGGCGGCCGAGCGGGTCGGATCACGGCGGGTGCGCACCACGGTGCATCAGAACCTGCTGGTCCTGGACGTCCCGGAGGCCGAACTGGCCTCGCTCCAGGAGGAGATGACGAGTCTGGGGCTGCACAGCGATCCCTCGCCGTGGCGGCGGGGCGTGATGGCGTGCACCGGGCTGGAGTTCTGCAAGCTCGCCATCGTCGAGACCAAGGCGCGCGCGATCCGGCTGGTCGAGGAGCTGGAGCAACGGCTGGCTGACGTGCAGGCGGGCATCACCGATCCGGTCACGGTGAACCTCAACGGCTGCCCGAACGCCTGTGCTCGCACGCAGGTCGCCGACATCGGCCTCAAGGGACAGATCGTCACCGACGCCGACGGCGCGCAGGTCGAGGGCTTCCAGGTGCATCTGGGCGGCGGGCTGGGGCTCGACTCCGGCTTCGGCCGCAAGCTGCGCGGCCACAAGGTCACCTCGGAGGAGCTGACCGACTACGTGGAACGGCTGGTGCGCCGGTATCTGGCCGCGCGCCAGGAGGGTGAGCGCTTCGCGCAGTGGGTGCTGCGCGCGGAGGAGGCCGAACTCCGGTGA